The Cellulomonas sp. S1-8 genome has a window encoding:
- a CDS encoding leucyl aminopeptidase family protein, with amino-acid sequence MGAVTIDVAVDTPDQPRVWMVAPDADLPDGLSWSALTGAGFTGAAGTVHVVAAETPLVLAGTGATPTLDDWRDAAGLGSRAASPHTDLAVRLPDDVTADVVRAVVEGTLLARYRYDALRAQAQGHRITRLTVVTGAAHDETAAAAGLGVASAGATALARDLANSPHNHLTAARFARIAVDLGAEVGLEVEVWEQQRCRDERLGGLLAINAGSDEEARFVRLRYVPSGAPTGRLALVGKGIMYDSGGIGLKPNNDSHAQMKNDMSGAAAVLAAMLALPATGGTAEVVGYLMCTDNMPSATAAALGDVARGRSGRTIEIVNTDAEGRVVMSDAFTLAVEDGVDAIVDIATLTGSVARAFGSLLSGITGSDDELVATLTAAANASGERVAPVPLEHRYRPQLSSPVADLRNLGPAGQPDGIISALFLHEFTEGLPWAHLDIAGTAWSTVDAGWQTPGCTGVGARTLLVAAGGFTA; translated from the coding sequence ATGGGTGCGGTCACGATCGACGTCGCGGTCGACACGCCCGACCAGCCCCGGGTGTGGATGGTCGCCCCTGACGCGGACCTCCCCGACGGGCTGTCCTGGTCGGCGCTGACCGGCGCCGGGTTCACCGGTGCTGCGGGCACCGTGCACGTGGTCGCCGCGGAGACGCCGCTGGTGCTGGCGGGGACCGGGGCCACGCCGACGCTCGACGACTGGCGCGACGCTGCGGGTCTCGGGTCCCGGGCCGCCTCACCGCACACCGATCTGGCCGTCCGGCTCCCGGACGACGTCACCGCCGACGTCGTGCGCGCGGTCGTCGAGGGGACGCTGCTCGCGCGCTACCGGTACGACGCGCTGCGGGCCCAGGCGCAGGGGCACCGGATCACGCGCCTGACCGTGGTGACGGGTGCCGCGCACGACGAGACGGCGGCGGCCGCGGGCCTCGGGGTCGCGTCCGCCGGTGCGACCGCGCTCGCTCGTGACCTGGCGAACTCCCCGCACAACCACCTCACGGCCGCCCGGTTCGCCAGGATCGCGGTCGATCTGGGCGCGGAGGTCGGCCTGGAGGTCGAGGTATGGGAGCAGCAGCGCTGCCGTGACGAGCGCCTGGGCGGGCTGCTCGCGATCAACGCCGGAAGCGACGAGGAGGCCCGGTTCGTGCGTCTGCGCTACGTGCCGTCCGGCGCCCCCACGGGTCGGCTCGCGCTCGTCGGCAAGGGGATCATGTACGACTCGGGCGGGATCGGCCTGAAGCCCAACAACGACTCGCACGCGCAGATGAAGAACGACATGTCGGGTGCGGCGGCCGTCCTCGCGGCGATGCTCGCACTGCCGGCGACCGGTGGGACGGCGGAGGTCGTCGGCTACCTCATGTGCACCGACAACATGCCCTCGGCGACGGCCGCCGCGCTCGGCGACGTCGCACGCGGCCGCTCGGGTCGCACCATCGAGATCGTGAACACCGACGCCGAGGGCCGCGTCGTGATGAGCGACGCGTTCACGCTGGCGGTCGAGGACGGGGTCGACGCGATCGTCGACATCGCCACCCTGACGGGGTCGGTGGCGCGCGCCTTCGGGTCCCTGCTCTCCGGCATCACGGGCTCGGACGACGAGCTCGTCGCCACCCTCACCGCTGCTGCGAACGCCAGCGGCGAGCGGGTGGCGCCGGTGCCCCTGGAGCACCGCTACCGCCCGCAGCTGAGCTCGCCCGTGGCCGACCTGCGCAACCTCGGCCCCGCCGGCCAGCCCGACGGGATCATCTCGGCGCTGTTCCTGCACGAGTTCACCGAGGGCCTGCCGTGGGCGCACCTCGACATCGCCGGCACCGCCTGGTCCACCGTCGACGCGGGGTGGCAGACGCCCGGCTGCACGGGCGTCGGCGCCCGGACGCTACTGGTTGCCGCCGGAGGCTTCACGGCCTGA
- a CDS encoding sodium/glutamate symporter, translated as MLDRLSEAQTVGLAFVILASMLAAGWWVRRRVGFLRALFIPSSIVTGFLVLLLGPQVLGELTSSQGLFPADVLEVWRVLPGLFISVVFAAIMIGKTLPSGKDLWTAAAPHAIFGSFLSFGQFALGGLAVLFILTPVFGLPHEAGSLLEMSFAGGHGTIAGMGPLLVEAGAPEVVDIGLGLATISMVTGIVIGSALVRWAVRSPQVQVMRNVPLSASEDYDVDRVPLAPSDDHDVEDSGIHPTTFAFALIGIALLVSVALLWAARWVVSALGSDILDKFPLFPVAVIGGFVVQWVATRTGQAAKIDKRAVNGISSVFLDALLVCAIGTMSMATIGANVPAIVTFTVIGVGWSVVTLLWWGRRFHRHNWFEHAIADFGQSQGNVATGFVLADMVDPQRRTSTANDYGYKQLPYEPFLGGGLITALSVPLITDWGLVPFTIASIAATVTMWLWGTLRRRSSLPVPSGREASGGNQ; from the coding sequence GTGCTCGATCGGCTCAGCGAGGCGCAGACGGTCGGCCTGGCGTTCGTCATCCTGGCGTCGATGCTCGCCGCAGGGTGGTGGGTCCGCCGCCGGGTCGGGTTCCTGCGGGCGCTGTTCATCCCGTCCTCCATCGTTACCGGCTTCCTGGTGCTGCTCCTGGGCCCGCAGGTGCTCGGTGAGCTCACGAGCAGCCAGGGGCTGTTCCCCGCCGACGTCCTCGAGGTGTGGCGGGTGCTGCCCGGCCTGTTCATCTCGGTGGTGTTCGCGGCGATCATGATCGGCAAGACCCTGCCGTCGGGCAAGGACCTGTGGACGGCCGCCGCACCGCACGCGATCTTCGGCTCGTTCCTGTCCTTCGGGCAGTTCGCGCTCGGTGGGCTCGCCGTGCTGTTCATCCTCACGCCGGTCTTCGGGCTGCCGCACGAGGCCGGGTCGCTGCTCGAGATGTCCTTCGCCGGCGGGCACGGCACCATCGCCGGCATGGGGCCGCTGCTGGTCGAGGCAGGCGCCCCCGAGGTGGTCGACATCGGCCTGGGCCTGGCCACCATCAGCATGGTCACCGGCATCGTCATCGGGTCCGCGCTGGTGCGCTGGGCCGTCCGCAGCCCCCAGGTGCAGGTGATGCGGAACGTCCCGCTGTCCGCGTCCGAGGACTACGACGTCGACCGGGTGCCCCTCGCACCGTCGGACGACCACGACGTCGAGGACTCCGGCATCCACCCGACGACCTTCGCGTTCGCCCTCATCGGCATCGCCCTGCTGGTCTCCGTCGCGTTGCTGTGGGCGGCGCGGTGGGTGGTCTCCGCGCTCGGCTCCGACATCCTCGACAAGTTCCCCCTGTTCCCGGTCGCGGTGATCGGCGGGTTCGTCGTGCAGTGGGTCGCGACGAGGACGGGGCAGGCCGCCAAGATCGACAAGCGGGCCGTCAACGGGATCTCCTCGGTGTTCCTCGACGCGCTGCTCGTCTGCGCGATCGGGACGATGTCCATGGCGACCATCGGCGCGAACGTGCCGGCGATCGTCACGTTCACCGTCATCGGCGTGGGGTGGAGCGTCGTGACGCTGCTGTGGTGGGGCCGGCGGTTCCACCGGCACAACTGGTTCGAGCACGCCATCGCCGACTTCGGGCAGTCCCAGGGCAACGTCGCCACGGGCTTCGTGCTCGCTGACATGGTCGACCCGCAACGGCGCACGTCCACCGCCAACGACTACGGCTACAAGCAGCTGCCCTACGAGCCGTTCCTCGGCGGTGGCCTCATCACCGCGCTGTCCGTCCCCCTGATCACCGACTGGGGCCTGGTCCCGTTCACCATCGCCAGCATCGCGGCCACCGTGACGATGTGGCTGTGGGGCACCCTGCGACGACGCTCGTCACTCCCGGTGCCGTCAGGCCGTGAAGCCTCCGGCGGCAACCAGTAG
- a CDS encoding SLC13 family permease, translated as MSDATVSLLILAACVGLFVWNRLSVGVVAILTALALYATGLVDAAQAVAGFGDPVVIFIATLFVLSEGLESSGVTAWVGQQLVQRAGTARSRLLIALMVLAALMAALVTPNGAAAALLPVVVLAARRSGQATSQVLMPLAFAASAGALLVLSGSPVNVIVADALADRTGEPFGFFEFALMGLPLVLVTVAVSVLGGRRLLPNRTPSSLPADYSQHVDTLVEHYDLAVGFFRLTVRAASDMVGRRCAEVAVPDDVRLIGVQRASGSPAGEDDPLEVGSVVVVTGSNAGIASVIEQHGLAVASTPLTRGTREALLGREVGVAEVVVRPRSRLIGEVAFAGVAHWGVTVLGIRRRGKDKGAQKVTLAEGDSLLVHGPWPAVEAFSDNQDVLVVDSPELVRRQTVALGPTARRALAVVALTVVLLATGVVPPAIAGLIGAGAMVICGVVTGPQAYRAISWQTVVLIGGLIPLSVAIATSGAADLIAGWLGGMVGGGGERVLLATIFLLTLLLGQVVSNTATVLIVLPIAVAMADDAGVPLAPVLMLVAVAGAASFLTPIATPANLIVTGPGDYKFSDFWKLGLATTVAWFVVSIALIPVIWSG; from the coding sequence ATGTCGGACGCCACGGTCAGTCTGCTGATCCTGGCCGCGTGCGTCGGCCTCTTCGTCTGGAACCGCCTCTCCGTGGGCGTCGTCGCGATCCTCACCGCGCTGGCGCTCTACGCGACGGGGCTCGTCGACGCGGCGCAGGCGGTGGCCGGTTTCGGCGACCCGGTCGTGATCTTCATCGCGACGCTCTTCGTCCTGTCCGAAGGGCTCGAGTCGTCGGGCGTCACGGCGTGGGTCGGGCAGCAGCTGGTCCAGCGGGCCGGGACCGCACGCAGCAGGTTGCTGATCGCCCTCATGGTGCTCGCCGCCCTCATGGCGGCCCTCGTCACGCCCAACGGTGCCGCGGCGGCGCTCCTTCCCGTCGTCGTGCTCGCCGCGCGGCGGTCGGGGCAGGCGACGTCCCAGGTGCTGATGCCGCTCGCGTTCGCGGCCAGCGCCGGGGCGCTGCTCGTGCTCAGCGGCAGCCCGGTGAACGTCATCGTCGCGGACGCGCTCGCCGACCGGACCGGGGAGCCGTTCGGGTTCTTCGAGTTCGCCCTGATGGGGCTGCCGCTCGTCCTCGTCACCGTCGCGGTCTCCGTGCTCGGCGGCCGTCGGCTGCTCCCGAACCGGACCCCGTCGAGCCTGCCCGCCGACTACTCGCAGCACGTCGACACGCTCGTCGAGCACTACGACCTCGCCGTCGGGTTCTTCCGGCTGACGGTCCGAGCGGCCTCGGACATGGTCGGCAGGCGATGCGCGGAGGTCGCGGTCCCCGACGACGTCCGACTCATCGGCGTCCAGCGGGCCTCGGGCTCGCCCGCGGGCGAGGACGACCCGTTGGAGGTCGGCAGCGTCGTCGTGGTGACCGGGAGCAACGCGGGGATCGCCTCGGTCATCGAGCAGCACGGGCTCGCCGTCGCGTCCACACCGCTGACGCGCGGGACGCGCGAGGCGCTGCTCGGTCGCGAGGTGGGCGTGGCCGAGGTCGTGGTGCGGCCGCGGTCGCGACTGATCGGCGAGGTCGCCTTCGCCGGCGTCGCCCACTGGGGCGTGACCGTCCTCGGGATCCGCCGGCGCGGCAAGGACAAAGGTGCCCAGAAGGTGACGCTCGCGGAAGGGGACTCCCTGCTCGTCCACGGACCGTGGCCCGCTGTGGAGGCGTTCTCCGACAACCAGGACGTGCTCGTCGTCGACAGCCCGGAGCTCGTCCGCCGTCAGACGGTCGCGCTGGGCCCGACTGCTCGGCGCGCCCTGGCGGTGGTCGCGCTCACGGTCGTGCTGCTGGCCACCGGTGTCGTGCCGCCCGCGATCGCGGGCCTCATCGGCGCCGGCGCCATGGTCATCTGCGGGGTCGTGACGGGGCCGCAGGCCTACCGCGCGATCTCCTGGCAGACGGTGGTGCTGATCGGCGGGCTCATCCCGCTCTCGGTGGCGATCGCCACCAGCGGCGCGGCGGACCTCATCGCCGGGTGGCTCGGAGGCATGGTCGGCGGCGGGGGCGAGCGCGTGCTGCTGGCGACGATCTTCCTGCTCACGCTGCTGCTCGGCCAGGTCGTCAGCAACACCGCGACCGTCCTCATCGTGCTGCCGATCGCGGTGGCGATGGCCGACGACGCGGGGGTCCCGCTCGCGCCCGTCCTCATGCTGGTCGCCGTCGCCGGCGCCGCGTCGTTCCTCACGCCGATCGCCACCCCGGCGAACCTCATCGTCACGGGGCCGGGGGACTACAAGTTCTCCGACTTCTGGAAGCTGGGGCTCGCGACGACGGTGGCGTGGTTCGTCGTGTCGATCGCGCTGATCCCGGTGATCTGGTCCGGCTGA
- a CDS encoding alpha/beta hydrolase yields MRPRLEARARHFAGLGYATATLELPGAGVRPPIPQLDGARAELLSAISAGDRPGDDVVDRLVLPLVERAVPEWRALIDAVLALPEVGGPVAISGGVIALGVRLAATEPRVVAAGLFAGSVVPRSIIDEARRVTIPLHVLLQWDDHGNDRQMALDLFDAFGSAEKTLQANMGGHTGVPPHAGEDAARFFVRHLGRRTDHP; encoded by the coding sequence ATGCGGCCCCGACTCGAAGCGCGGGCGCGCCACTTCGCGGGGCTCGGGTACGCGACCGCGACCCTGGAGCTGCCCGGAGCCGGTGTCCGACCGCCCATCCCGCAGCTCGACGGTGCACGGGCGGAGCTGCTCAGCGCGATCAGCGCGGGCGACAGGCCCGGGGACGACGTCGTCGACCGACTCGTCCTCCCGCTGGTCGAGCGGGCCGTCCCGGAGTGGCGGGCACTCATCGATGCCGTCCTCGCCCTGCCCGAGGTCGGCGGCCCGGTGGCGATCTCGGGGGGTGTGATCGCCCTCGGCGTCCGGCTGGCGGCCACCGAGCCGCGCGTCGTGGCCGCCGGCCTGTTCGCCGGCAGCGTCGTCCCTCGCAGCATCATCGACGAGGCACGACGGGTCACGATCCCGCTGCACGTCCTCCTCCAGTGGGACGACCACGGCAACGACCGCCAGATGGCTCTCGACCTCTTCGACGCCTTTGGCTCCGCCGAGAAGACGCTTCAGGCGAACATGGGTGGGCACACCGGGGTCCCGCCCCACGCCGGTGAGGACGCTGCCCGCTTCTTCGTCCGCCACCTCGGTCGACGGACCGATCACCCCTGA
- a CDS encoding MOSC domain-containing protein → MVVTSLRRYPVKSMGGEALTSAELDHRGIRGDRWYAVVDGDGRFASVKDSRRFRRRDAVVNYTASTTADGEVEVRSGDASWLVGDPLLDGHLTSAMGSAQRLLPEAAVPHQDAGAVSLVGTATIAWCAARWGGSDDPRRLRVNVVVETQTPFVEETWVGRRLALGSAVLTVVERIPRCRMIDVEQDGTSPGAPWLRPLGAERDLCLAVYADVVRPGVVAVGDEVSVV, encoded by the coding sequence GTGGTCGTCACCTCCCTGCGCCGGTACCCGGTCAAGTCGATGGGCGGTGAGGCGCTGACCTCAGCCGAGCTCGACCACCGCGGGATCCGGGGGGACCGCTGGTACGCCGTCGTCGACGGTGACGGGCGGTTCGCGTCGGTCAAGGACTCGCGCCGGTTCCGTCGCCGTGACGCCGTCGTGAACTACACCGCGTCGACCACGGCGGACGGCGAGGTCGAGGTCCGCTCGGGGGACGCGAGCTGGCTCGTCGGCGACCCGCTGCTCGACGGGCACCTCACCTCCGCCATGGGGAGTGCGCAGCGCCTCCTGCCCGAGGCTGCGGTCCCGCACCAGGACGCCGGTGCCGTCTCCCTCGTCGGCACGGCGACGATCGCCTGGTGCGCCGCCCGGTGGGGCGGCAGCGACGACCCACGCCGGCTGCGCGTCAACGTCGTGGTCGAGACGCAGACGCCTTTCGTCGAGGAGACGTGGGTCGGACGCCGGCTCGCCCTCGGGTCGGCCGTGCTGACGGTCGTGGAGCGCATCCCACGGTGCCGGATGATCGACGTCGAGCAGGACGGGACGAGCCCGGGTGCCCCGTGGCTCCGCCCGCTGGGCGCCGAGCGCGACCTGTGCCTCGCGGTCTACGCCGACGTCGTCCGACCGGGTGTGGTCGCCGTCGGCGACGAGGTGTCGGTGGTCTGA
- a CDS encoding DUF4259 domain-containing protein, whose amino-acid sequence MGTWGLGPFDNDTAADWAAGLDEAAPQQRESVVREALTSAIEAEDDLDGDDGMVAIAAAAVVASRLPGGPEIDHNYGPDVATVTNLRPDADLRALAARALERTCAEGSEWRELWEEADEYDNVVQALAPIAAALREGGDETSAKQARWRDRTGRG is encoded by the coding sequence GTGGGAACGTGGGGCCTCGGGCCGTTCGACAACGACACTGCCGCCGACTGGGCTGCCGGGCTCGACGAAGCGGCTCCGCAGCAGCGAGAGAGCGTCGTCCGTGAGGCGCTGACCTCGGCGATCGAGGCGGAGGACGATCTCGACGGGGACGACGGCATGGTCGCCATCGCCGCGGCGGCCGTGGTCGCCAGTCGTCTGCCTGGGGGACCGGAGATCGACCACAACTACGGGCCGGACGTCGCGACGGTCACCAACCTGCGCCCCGACGCCGACCTTCGGGCGCTGGCGGCCCGGGCACTCGAGCGGACCTGCGCCGAGGGGTCCGAGTGGCGAGAGCTGTGGGAGGAAGCCGACGAGTACGACAACGTCGTGCAGGCGCTCGCACCGATCGCTGCCGCGCTGCGCGAGGGTGGGGACGAGACGTCCGCGAAGCAGGCCCGCTGGCGGGACCGCACCGGTCGTGGGTGA
- a CDS encoding DUF72 domain-containing protein: protein MRRFPVVEVQHTFYEPPSDAVLMRWRAQVPAGFEFTIKAWQIVTHESSSPTYRRLKQPLPDSARGQVGAFRTTPPVLAGWRRTLECARILQATAVLLQCPKSFRPTPDNVERLRHFMSQVERPAGRLLWEPRGEWPTQLLTELCAELDLVHVVDPMQTETVTPEQTYYRLHGTAGSRHVHTDDELCRLRDRIDGRPSPYVMFNNLPRVGDAERFLALV from the coding sequence GTGCGTCGCTTCCCTGTCGTCGAGGTGCAGCACACGTTCTACGAACCGCCGTCCGACGCCGTGCTGATGCGTTGGCGGGCCCAGGTGCCGGCCGGTTTCGAGTTCACGATCAAGGCGTGGCAGATCGTCACCCACGAGTCGAGCAGCCCCACCTACCGGCGCCTGAAGCAGCCTCTGCCGGACAGCGCACGTGGCCAGGTCGGAGCGTTCCGGACCACGCCGCCGGTCCTCGCCGGATGGCGTCGGACCCTCGAGTGCGCACGCATCCTGCAGGCCACCGCGGTGCTGCTGCAGTGCCCGAAGAGCTTTCGCCCGACGCCGGACAACGTCGAGCGGCTGCGTCACTTCATGTCGCAGGTGGAGCGGCCGGCGGGGCGGCTGCTGTGGGAGCCTCGCGGTGAGTGGCCCACCCAGCTGCTCACGGAGCTCTGCGCCGAGCTGGACCTTGTTCACGTCGTCGACCCGATGCAGACCGAGACCGTGACGCCGGAGCAGACCTACTACCGCCTGCACGGCACGGCCGGCTCGCGTCACGTCCACACCGATGACGAGCTGTGTCGGCTCCGGGACAGGATCGACGGCCGCCCGTCGCCCTACGTCATGTTCAACAACCTGCCCCGCGTGGGCGATGCCGAGCGGTTCCTCGCCCTGGTCTGA